A genome region from Geodermatophilus bullaregiensis includes the following:
- a CDS encoding AfsR/SARP family transcriptional regulator, translating to MRYRVLGPLEVTGPDGRPLDLGGAKPRALLALLLAEAGRVVPVDRIVATLWGDEPPPTVTGTLQAYVSHLRRVLEPERGPRQAARVLLTRAPGYLVQVDAADLDSLRFAALVEDGDRALDTGDPARAVSVLDRALELWRGEPLPELGDGPGAAERLRLAELHVHGRERRAEALTGVGRADAAVPELQRLVAEHPLRERLWARLVTALYAADRQADALDALRRCTALLRDELGIDPGPELRDLEQAVLRQDPGLTHRTPRPVLSVAPPPAPAPLAVPDDATLVGRSAELSRLRAVAEQAAAGRAAVVVVGGEAGIGKTRLAEAVVAMTRAAGWSVAEGRCADDGGAPPLWPWTQVLEQLGQDPVAPADGGTDADAARFRLFQDVRARLVAATSPRPALVVLEDLQGADATSVQLLGLLARHLPRVPLLVLATVRSVGEDLPAAVADGLARLAREPAVTTLTLGGLDAGDVGRLLAAQPGADGDPTLAAAVHDRTAGNPFFVVELSRWMRGTGDVTRVPVPPSVVEVLRTRLARLPAGARPVLELAALAGREVPLDLLEAAGEPAETALGALDAAVAAGLLVEGGAPWSWRFPHALVQEVLADGLPALRRAHLHARLAAALEQRAPGGRADDALVERLAHHAVAAAPVTGPGPALRWSTAAAAVARARLADGEAAAHTRRALRLLDPAQPGAARTRHDLLTALGNDLLRSGRRTEAQEVVAQAVAVAQELGDRRRLLESAAVWGSVTLENWRPHGVVDTGMVALLEDLLEHRDEIAPDSDDAERDRLTARLLGTLGVELAFSEDPRRGVRYAERAVALARGVGDPELLGRVLNNYSLAVWGRPGAAELRLAATDEALALAGRGLARRTEFYARLHRAAIRLHLTDRAGFEADLEAGRRLASALSGPEVRPHVLWQQAGAAWLAGDAPRAEELTTEAHELYRRVTPHARHAHAAHLFALRRADGRLPEAVDLLVAAGDEGNPLPQLMAVLAAAESGDPAEARRLRARWGRTQIRDWASDVLVLLQAETALHLGDEAEVTTATVRLLPFRGRQAVLGTAAFSLGAYDELLGRIAEQTGDTVAARDWWAAAREQGRRVGSPWQVALAEAHLARVPAQTAQRPPRRRPAHSA from the coding sequence GTGCGGTACCGCGTCCTCGGACCCCTCGAGGTCACGGGCCCCGACGGGCGACCCCTCGACCTCGGGGGCGCCAAGCCCCGCGCACTGCTCGCCCTGCTGCTCGCCGAGGCCGGCCGGGTGGTGCCGGTCGACCGCATCGTGGCCACCCTCTGGGGCGACGAGCCGCCGCCCACGGTCACCGGCACCCTGCAGGCCTACGTCTCCCACCTGCGCCGCGTGCTGGAGCCCGAGCGCGGGCCGCGGCAGGCCGCCCGCGTCCTGCTGACCCGCGCGCCGGGCTACCTCGTGCAGGTCGACGCCGCCGACCTCGACAGCCTGCGCTTCGCCGCGCTCGTCGAGGACGGCGACCGCGCCCTCGACACCGGCGACCCCGCCCGCGCCGTGTCCGTCCTCGACCGCGCGCTGGAGCTGTGGCGCGGCGAGCCGCTGCCCGAGCTCGGTGACGGCCCGGGTGCCGCCGAGCGGCTGCGGCTGGCCGAGCTGCACGTGCACGGCCGCGAGCGCCGCGCCGAGGCGCTGACCGGGGTGGGCCGCGCCGACGCCGCCGTCCCGGAGCTGCAGCGCCTCGTGGCCGAGCACCCGCTGCGCGAGCGGCTGTGGGCCCGGCTGGTCACCGCCCTCTACGCCGCCGACCGGCAGGCCGACGCGCTCGACGCGCTGCGCCGCTGCACCGCCCTGCTGCGCGACGAGCTGGGCATCGACCCCGGCCCGGAGCTGCGCGACCTGGAGCAGGCGGTGCTGCGGCAGGACCCGGGGCTGACCCACCGGACGCCGCGGCCGGTGCTGTCGGTCGCGCCCCCGCCGGCCCCGGCGCCGCTGGCCGTCCCGGACGACGCGACGCTGGTCGGCCGCAGCGCCGAGCTGTCCCGGCTGCGGGCGGTCGCCGAGCAGGCCGCCGCCGGCCGGGCCGCCGTCGTCGTCGTGGGCGGGGAGGCCGGCATCGGCAAGACCCGGCTGGCCGAGGCCGTGGTCGCGATGACCCGCGCCGCCGGCTGGTCGGTGGCCGAGGGCCGCTGCGCCGACGACGGTGGCGCCCCGCCGCTGTGGCCCTGGACGCAGGTGCTCGAGCAGCTCGGCCAGGACCCGGTCGCGCCCGCGGACGGCGGGACCGACGCCGACGCCGCGCGTTTCCGGCTGTTCCAGGACGTGCGCGCCCGGCTGGTCGCCGCCACCTCCCCCCGCCCGGCGCTGGTCGTGCTGGAGGACCTGCAGGGCGCCGACGCCACCTCGGTGCAGCTGCTCGGCCTGCTGGCCCGCCACCTGCCGCGGGTGCCGCTGCTGGTGCTCGCCACGGTGCGCAGCGTCGGGGAGGACCTGCCCGCCGCGGTCGCCGACGGCCTGGCCCGGCTGGCCCGCGAGCCCGCCGTCACCACGCTGACGCTGGGCGGCCTGGACGCCGGCGACGTCGGCCGGCTGCTCGCCGCGCAGCCGGGTGCGGACGGCGACCCGACGCTGGCCGCGGCCGTGCACGACCGCACCGCCGGCAACCCCTTCTTCGTCGTCGAGCTGTCGCGGTGGATGCGCGGCACCGGCGACGTGACGCGGGTGCCGGTGCCGCCGTCGGTGGTCGAGGTGCTGCGCACCCGCCTCGCCCGGCTGCCCGCGGGCGCGCGCCCGGTGCTGGAACTGGCCGCCCTGGCCGGCCGCGAGGTCCCCCTCGACCTGCTGGAGGCCGCCGGGGAGCCGGCCGAGACGGCGCTCGGGGCGCTGGACGCCGCGGTCGCCGCCGGTCTGCTCGTCGAGGGCGGCGCCCCCTGGAGCTGGCGGTTCCCGCACGCCCTCGTGCAGGAGGTGCTCGCCGACGGCCTGCCGGCGCTGCGGCGGGCCCACCTGCACGCCCGGCTGGCCGCCGCCCTCGAGCAGCGCGCACCCGGCGGCCGCGCCGACGACGCCCTGGTCGAGCGGCTGGCGCACCACGCGGTCGCGGCCGCGCCGGTGACCGGGCCGGGGCCGGCGCTGCGCTGGTCGACCGCCGCCGCCGCGGTGGCCCGCGCCCGGCTGGCCGACGGCGAGGCGGCCGCGCACACCCGGCGGGCGCTGCGGCTGCTCGACCCGGCGCAGCCGGGCGCGGCCCGCACGCGGCACGACCTGCTCACCGCGCTGGGCAACGACCTGCTGCGCAGCGGCCGGCGCACCGAGGCACAGGAGGTGGTGGCCCAGGCCGTCGCCGTCGCCCAGGAGCTCGGTGACCGGCGCCGCCTGCTGGAGTCGGCGGCCGTCTGGGGGTCGGTCACGCTGGAGAACTGGCGGCCGCACGGCGTGGTCGACACCGGGATGGTGGCGCTGCTGGAGGACCTGCTCGAGCACCGCGACGAGATCGCGCCGGACTCCGACGACGCCGAGCGCGACCGGCTCACCGCGCGGCTGCTGGGCACCCTCGGGGTGGAGCTGGCCTTCAGCGAGGACCCGCGGCGCGGCGTCCGGTACGCCGAGCGGGCGGTCGCGCTGGCCCGCGGCGTCGGCGACCCGGAGCTGCTGGGCCGGGTGCTGAACAACTACTCGCTGGCGGTGTGGGGCCGGCCGGGCGCCGCGGAGCTGCGGCTGGCCGCCACCGACGAGGCGCTGGCGCTGGCCGGCCGGGGGCTGGCGCGGCGCACCGAGTTCTACGCCCGCCTGCACCGGGCGGCGATCCGACTGCACCTCACCGACCGGGCCGGCTTCGAGGCCGACCTGGAGGCGGGGCGGCGGCTGGCGTCCGCCCTGTCGGGACCGGAGGTGCGCCCGCACGTGCTGTGGCAGCAGGCCGGCGCGGCCTGGCTGGCCGGCGACGCCCCGCGCGCCGAGGAGCTGACCACCGAGGCCCACGAGCTCTACCGCCGGGTCACCCCGCACGCGCGGCACGCCCACGCCGCGCACCTGTTCGCGCTGCGCCGCGCGGACGGCCGGCTGCCCGAGGCGGTCGACCTGCTCGTCGCGGCCGGCGACGAGGGCAACCCGCTGCCGCAGCTCATGGCCGTGCTGGCCGCCGCGGAGTCCGGCGACCCGGCCGAGGCCCGCCGGCTGCGCGCCCGCTGGGGCCGCACGCAGATCCGCGACTGGGCCAGCGACGTGCTGGTCCTGCTGCAGGCCGAGACGGCGCTGCACCTCGGCGACGAGGCCGAGGTGACGACGGCCACGGTGCGGCTGCTGCCCTTCCGCGGCCGGCAGGCGGTCCTCGGGACGGCGGCCTTCAGCCTGGGCGCCTACGACGAGCTGCTCGGCCGGATCGCCGAGCAGACCGGCGACACCGTGGCCGCGCGCGACTGGTGGGCCGCCGCCCGCGAGCAGGGCCGCCGGGTCGGCTCGCCGTGGCAGGTGGCGCTGGCCGAGGCACACCTCGCCCGGGTGCCCGCGCAGACCGCGCAGCGCCCGCCGCGCCGCCGTCCGGCCCACTCGGCCTGA
- a CDS encoding glycerol-3-phosphate dehydrogenase/oxidase gives MSGGADLTAARRAADLEALTGGDVDVVVVGGGVTGAGVALDAAARGLSVVLLERADLASGTSRWSSKLVHGGLRYLAHGEVGLARESARERAVLMTATAPHLVRPLPFLVPDAAGRDVSALGALGGRLGDAVRSSVRGGRRSLPRTRRVGPAEVARLTPAVRPGGGGAVFWDGQLADDARLVVALARTAAAHGARVLTGARVTGVDGREVAALVDGSPVVVRAGAVVNATGVWAQALAPGIRLAPSRGSHLVVRAGRLGDPAAALTVPLPGSRSRFVFALPQPGGLVHLGLTDEPVTGPVPDDDPLPGDAEVEQLLTTVNRVLAEPLTRDDVVGAYAGLRPLVLPEPAGAGPGDATADLSRRHLLREDGPVLSVVGGKLTTYRAMAEETVDAVVTRLGRGARRSPTARLPLVGAASPAALARVDAPARLVARYGTEAPRVAALGTEALVEGRPETVGELRFGVLAEGARSVSDLLDRRVRLGLVPADRAAAVPAAEAVLEEAWGRSGVAEGRGDEGVRRVDLRGGR, from the coding sequence GTGAGCGGTGGTGCCGATCTCACCGCGGCCCGCCGCGCGGCCGACCTCGAGGCGCTGACCGGCGGGGACGTCGACGTGGTGGTGGTCGGCGGGGGAGTGACCGGCGCGGGCGTCGCCCTCGACGCGGCGGCCCGCGGGCTGTCGGTGGTGCTGCTCGAGCGGGCCGACCTCGCCAGCGGCACCAGCCGGTGGTCGAGCAAGCTGGTGCACGGCGGGCTGCGCTACCTGGCGCACGGCGAGGTCGGCCTGGCGCGGGAGAGCGCCCGCGAGCGCGCCGTCCTCATGACCGCCACGGCGCCGCACCTGGTGCGGCCGCTGCCCTTCCTCGTGCCCGACGCCGCCGGCCGCGACGTCAGCGCCCTCGGCGCGCTCGGCGGCCGGCTGGGCGACGCGGTGCGCTCCTCGGTGCGCGGCGGCCGGCGCTCGCTGCCGCGCACCCGCCGGGTCGGGCCGGCGGAGGTCGCGCGGCTGACCCCGGCGGTGCGGCCCGGCGGCGGGGGAGCGGTGTTCTGGGACGGGCAGCTCGCCGACGACGCCCGGCTCGTGGTCGCGCTGGCCCGCACCGCCGCCGCACACGGCGCGCGGGTGCTGACCGGGGCCCGCGTCACCGGCGTCGACGGGCGGGAGGTGGCCGCGCTCGTCGACGGCTCGCCCGTGGTGGTCCGGGCCGGCGCGGTGGTCAACGCGACCGGCGTCTGGGCGCAGGCGCTCGCGCCGGGCATCCGGCTGGCGCCCTCGCGCGGCTCGCACCTGGTCGTCCGCGCGGGCCGGCTCGGGGACCCGGCCGCCGCGCTCACCGTGCCGCTGCCCGGCTCGCGGTCCCGGTTCGTCTTCGCGCTGCCCCAGCCCGGCGGGCTGGTGCACCTCGGCCTCACCGACGAGCCGGTGACCGGGCCGGTGCCCGACGACGACCCGCTGCCCGGCGACGCCGAGGTCGAGCAGCTGCTGACGACGGTCAACCGGGTGCTGGCCGAGCCGCTGACCCGGGACGACGTCGTCGGCGCGTACGCGGGGCTGCGCCCGCTGGTGCTGCCGGAGCCGGCCGGCGCCGGGCCCGGGGACGCCACCGCGGACCTCTCGCGCCGGCACCTGCTGCGGGAGGACGGACCGGTCCTGTCCGTCGTCGGCGGCAAGCTGACCACCTACCGGGCGATGGCCGAGGAGACGGTGGACGCCGTCGTCACGCGCCTGGGCCGGGGTGCCCGGCGCTCCCCGACCGCCCGGCTGCCGCTGGTGGGCGCGGCGTCGCCCGCCGCGCTGGCGCGGGTGGACGCCCCCGCCCGGCTGGTCGCCCGCTACGGCACCGAGGCGCCGCGGGTGGCCGCGCTGGGCACCGAGGCGCTGGTCGAGGGCCGGCCGGAGACGGTGGGGGAGCTGCGGTTCGGGGTGCTGGCCGAGGGTGCCCGCAGCGTGTCCGACCTGCTCGACCGCCGGGTGCGCCTCGGCCTGGTGCCCGCCGACCGCGCCGCCGCCGTCCCCGCCGCCGAGGCGGTCCTCGAGGAGGCGTGGGGCAGGTCAGGCGTGGCCGAGGGCCGCGGGGACGAAGGCGTGCGCCGGGTAGACCTCCGGGGGGGTCGGTGA
- a CDS encoding FAD-binding oxidoreductase produces MPEQPELTIQGWGPGSSRVATVRADGDSGDGGLELAPDPDLGTALPKAARRHLVRELGWTPRPTPPIAVPEIRLAPSRLPGDVRAALAGLLGEEHVHTDRETRLRRTGGKSYLDLLRRRAGDASDAPDAVVLPGTTEETAALLRLCSEHDVVVVPFGGGTSVVGGLSGTDPDDRPSVSVDLGRMASVVDVDIASSLVTVGPGLRGPALEETLGRQGLTLGHLPQSWEFATLGGYAATRSAGQASTGVGRFDDLVAGLTLATPSGVLELGSPPASAAGPDLLGLALGSEGALGVVTELRLRVRPQPQVTRYEGWSFRTWADGLAGLQRLARHDLLPDVVRLSDPDETRANLLNAGGTGARLLRGSLRARRRAEGCLLVVGWEGLPPLVRARRRAAVPVLGEHGAVPVGRRVGESWRAHRYAAPYLRDRLLDAGLLVETLETAATWTALPTVYDAVRAALRRSLGRPGREPLVMSHVSHGYATGASLYVTVLADRDDDLPLQQWLTAKRAATDALLAAGGTLTHHHAVGADHRPWLEREVGPLGVEVLRAVKQRLDPRGICNPGVLLPD; encoded by the coding sequence GTGCCCGAGCAGCCCGAACTGACCATCCAGGGGTGGGGGCCCGGCAGCTCCCGCGTGGCCACCGTCCGCGCGGACGGGGACTCCGGTGACGGCGGTCTCGAGCTCGCGCCCGACCCCGACCTGGGCACCGCGCTGCCCAAGGCCGCCCGCCGCCACCTGGTCAGGGAGCTGGGCTGGACGCCGCGGCCCACGCCGCCGATCGCCGTCCCGGAGATCCGGCTGGCGCCCTCCCGCCTGCCCGGCGACGTCCGCGCGGCGCTGGCCGGCCTGCTCGGCGAGGAGCACGTGCACACCGACCGCGAGACCCGGCTGCGGCGCACCGGCGGCAAGAGCTACCTCGACCTGCTCCGCCGGCGGGCGGGCGACGCCTCCGACGCACCCGACGCGGTCGTGCTGCCCGGGACCACCGAGGAGACCGCCGCCCTGCTGCGGCTGTGCAGCGAGCACGACGTCGTCGTCGTCCCGTTCGGCGGCGGCACCAGCGTCGTCGGCGGCCTGTCGGGCACCGACCCCGACGACCGGCCGTCGGTGTCGGTGGACCTCGGGCGCATGGCGTCGGTCGTCGACGTCGACATCGCCTCCTCGCTGGTCACCGTGGGCCCCGGCCTGCGCGGCCCGGCCCTGGAGGAGACGCTCGGCCGGCAGGGCCTGACGCTGGGGCACCTGCCGCAGAGCTGGGAGTTCGCCACCCTCGGCGGCTACGCGGCGACCCGCTCGGCCGGGCAGGCCTCCACCGGCGTCGGCCGCTTCGACGACCTGGTGGCCGGGCTGACGCTGGCCACGCCGTCCGGGGTGCTGGAGCTGGGCTCCCCGCCGGCGTCCGCGGCCGGGCCCGACCTGCTCGGCCTGGCGCTGGGGTCGGAGGGCGCGCTCGGCGTCGTCACCGAGCTGCGGCTGCGGGTGCGGCCGCAGCCGCAGGTCACCCGCTACGAGGGCTGGTCGTTCCGCACCTGGGCCGACGGGCTGGCCGGCCTGCAGCGGCTGGCGCGGCACGACCTGCTGCCCGACGTCGTCCGGCTGTCCGACCCCGACGAGACCCGGGCCAACCTGCTCAACGCCGGCGGCACCGGCGCCCGGCTGCTGCGCGGCTCGCTGCGCGCCCGCCGCCGGGCCGAGGGCTGCCTGCTCGTCGTCGGCTGGGAGGGGCTGCCGCCGCTGGTGCGCGCCCGCCGCCGGGCGGCGGTGCCGGTGCTGGGCGAGCACGGCGCCGTCCCGGTCGGCCGCCGGGTCGGCGAGTCGTGGCGGGCGCACCGGTACGCCGCCCCCTACCTGCGCGACCGCCTCCTGGACGCCGGCCTGCTGGTCGAGACGCTGGAGACCGCGGCCACCTGGACGGCGCTGCCGACCGTGTACGACGCCGTCCGCGCGGCACTGCGCCGGTCGCTGGGCCGCCCGGGGAGGGAGCCGCTGGTGATGAGCCACGTCTCGCACGGCTACGCCACCGGGGCCTCCCTGTACGTCACCGTGCTCGCCGACCGCGACGACGACCTGCCGCTGCAGCAGTGGCTCACCGCCAAGCGGGCGGCCACCGACGCGCTGCTGGCCGCCGGCGGCACGCTGACCCACCACCACGCCGTCGGCGCCGACCACCGCCCGTGGCTGGAGCGCGAGGTCGGGCCGCTCGGCGTCGAGGTGCTGCGGGCGGTCAAGCAGCGCCTGGACCCGCGCGGCATCTGCAACCCCGGCGTCCTGCTGCCCGACTGA